The Papaver somniferum cultivar HN1 chromosome 3, ASM357369v1, whole genome shotgun sequence genome includes a region encoding these proteins:
- the LOC113356655 gene encoding zingipain-1-like isoform X2 gives MVIHTNGRATNNAFLKSFHTRSFDEGRLVRDKQILRPQKAILRPEFADCQVKPFTTGSILGENTELPRRFDWREKLPVLPQILEQEYFKTCWCHSVCTVLEYAHIIRYGKHVALSAQQLIDYFYHFVNNDGQNTFWAMEFVRKFGIARAVDYPYVGYHCEPKKFKPYVRFEDIRTWTEDEEKAIAKDHTPLQRELQHGPIIVGLPGDADDADDGYRLKEYHGGLYTGPLRYTSGHVGVGVGYDFAKDIPRWIVQNSWGSKWGENGFVNVAHQGPKHSFLYLRPDEVHAEVTLLASEEDASMLAKP, from the exons ATG GTTATTCATACTAATGGACGGGCTACCAACAATGCGTTTCTCAAGTCCTTCCATACTAGGTCTTTTGATGAAGGGAGACTCGTCAGAGACAAACAGATCCTTAGACCTCAAAAGGCTATATTAAGACCCGAGTTCGCTGATTGTCAG GTTAAGCCATTCACCACGGGCTCGATCTTGGGCGAAAATACCGAG CTTCCTCGTCGATTCGATTGGAGAGAGAAGTTGCCTGTGCTTCCACAAATTTTGGAACAAGAGTATTTCAAGACATGTTGGTGCCACTCCGTGTGTACGGTTCTCGAATATGCTCACATCATCCGGTATGGTAAGCATGTAGCTTTGTCGGCACAACAATTGATAGATTATTTCTATCATTTTGTAAATAACGACGGGCAAAACACTTTTTGGGCAATGGAATTTGTAAGAAAGTTTGGAATTGCTAGAGCAGTTGATTATCCTTACGTAGGCTACCACTGTGAGCCAAAGAAATTCAAACCTTATGTACGATTCGAAGACATTCGTACATGGACCGAGGATGAAGAAAAAGCTATTGCTAAAGACCATACACCTTTACAACGTGAGCTTCAACATGGTCCTATAATTGTTGGACTACCTGGTGAtgctgatgatgctgatgatggtTATCGTTTAAAGGAATACCATGGTGGTCTCTATACTGGCCCATTGCGTTACACCTCTGGTCATGTGGGTGTGGGTGTTGGTTACGATTTCGCCAAGGACATACCAAGATGGATAGTGCAAAACTCTTGGGGAAGCAAATGGGGAGAGAATGGATTCGTAAATGTTGCTCACCAAGGTCCTAAACATTCGTTTCTGTATTTGCGCCCAGATGAG GTCCATGCAGAAGTTACCCTACTTGCTTCAGAAGAGGATGCATCTATGCTGGCAAAGCCCTGA
- the LOC113356655 gene encoding zingipain-1-like isoform X1, translating to MKLSQVIHTNGRATNNAFLKSFHTRSFDEGRLVRDKQILRPQKAILRPEFADCQVKPFTTGSILGENTELPRRFDWREKLPVLPQILEQEYFKTCWCHSVCTVLEYAHIIRYGKHVALSAQQLIDYFYHFVNNDGQNTFWAMEFVRKFGIARAVDYPYVGYHCEPKKFKPYVRFEDIRTWTEDEEKAIAKDHTPLQRELQHGPIIVGLPGDADDADDGYRLKEYHGGLYTGPLRYTSGHVGVGVGYDFAKDIPRWIVQNSWGSKWGENGFVNVAHQGPKHSFLYLRPDEVHAEVTLLASEEDASMLAKP from the exons ATGAAACTCAGTCAG GTTATTCATACTAATGGACGGGCTACCAACAATGCGTTTCTCAAGTCCTTCCATACTAGGTCTTTTGATGAAGGGAGACTCGTCAGAGACAAACAGATCCTTAGACCTCAAAAGGCTATATTAAGACCCGAGTTCGCTGATTGTCAG GTTAAGCCATTCACCACGGGCTCGATCTTGGGCGAAAATACCGAG CTTCCTCGTCGATTCGATTGGAGAGAGAAGTTGCCTGTGCTTCCACAAATTTTGGAACAAGAGTATTTCAAGACATGTTGGTGCCACTCCGTGTGTACGGTTCTCGAATATGCTCACATCATCCGGTATGGTAAGCATGTAGCTTTGTCGGCACAACAATTGATAGATTATTTCTATCATTTTGTAAATAACGACGGGCAAAACACTTTTTGGGCAATGGAATTTGTAAGAAAGTTTGGAATTGCTAGAGCAGTTGATTATCCTTACGTAGGCTACCACTGTGAGCCAAAGAAATTCAAACCTTATGTACGATTCGAAGACATTCGTACATGGACCGAGGATGAAGAAAAAGCTATTGCTAAAGACCATACACCTTTACAACGTGAGCTTCAACATGGTCCTATAATTGTTGGACTACCTGGTGAtgctgatgatgctgatgatggtTATCGTTTAAAGGAATACCATGGTGGTCTCTATACTGGCCCATTGCGTTACACCTCTGGTCATGTGGGTGTGGGTGTTGGTTACGATTTCGCCAAGGACATACCAAGATGGATAGTGCAAAACTCTTGGGGAAGCAAATGGGGAGAGAATGGATTCGTAAATGTTGCTCACCAAGGTCCTAAACATTCGTTTCTGTATTTGCGCCCAGATGAG GTCCATGCAGAAGTTACCCTACTTGCTTCAGAAGAGGATGCATCTATGCTGGCAAAGCCCTGA